From one Sediminitomix flava genomic stretch:
- a CDS encoding sodium:proton antiporter: MSASAVEAGGHGAPASPFSVIPFVILLTMIATGPLFYEKFWHHNYPKVAIGLALVVVVYYLFGLHNHAAPLHAFFEYFQFISLLSALYIASGGIMINIDRKGTPLANTVLLVIGAIISNIIGTTGASMLLIRPFIRLNKGRISAYHIIFFIFMVSNVGGALTPIGDPPLFLGFLKGVPFEWTLEHSFTPWVFGIGLLAILFFFVDKRQGAKEGDLIEDNSNAEYTNKISFTGAKNFLWLVLVIVAIFIDPAKLNWVPAVIEHTDGSLGISTIPAAKEAGTYLTGFSFIRELIMLSVAYFSFTLADKRAIEGNDFNFEPIREVAFIFVGIFGTMMPALELVASFAASPEGAALITHNTLYWGTGTLSGILDNAPTYLNFFTAALAAKGGDIGNLQDVVAFTEGAQQFGGIEAIIELRAISVSAVFFGAMTYIGNGPNFMVKSIAEQIGIEMPSFFGYIVRYSLPILLPILFLTWLAFFAFV, from the coding sequence TTTATGAAAAGTTCTGGCATCATAACTATCCTAAAGTAGCTATAGGCTTGGCCCTAGTTGTAGTTGTGTATTACCTTTTCGGGCTACACAATCACGCTGCGCCATTACACGCTTTCTTTGAGTACTTCCAATTTATCTCACTATTGTCGGCATTGTATATTGCCTCAGGGGGTATCATGATCAATATAGACCGTAAAGGGACACCACTCGCAAATACGGTACTATTGGTTATTGGAGCTATTATTTCAAATATTATTGGTACTACAGGTGCCTCTATGCTTTTGATTCGTCCATTCATTCGTTTGAACAAAGGACGTATTTCTGCTTACCATATCATCTTCTTTATCTTCATGGTAAGTAACGTGGGTGGAGCTTTGACTCCAATTGGAGACCCTCCACTATTCTTAGGTTTCTTGAAAGGAGTACCGTTCGAATGGACATTAGAGCACAGTTTCACGCCGTGGGTATTTGGAATTGGCTTGTTGGCTATTTTATTCTTCTTTGTAGATAAAAGACAAGGAGCAAAAGAAGGTGACCTGATTGAAGATAATTCAAATGCTGAGTATACGAATAAAATTAGCTTTACAGGAGCGAAAAACTTTTTGTGGTTGGTTCTTGTGATTGTGGCTATTTTCATTGACCCTGCAAAATTGAATTGGGTACCTGCAGTAATTGAGCACACAGACGGAAGTTTGGGTATTTCTACAATCCCTGCGGCTAAAGAAGCTGGAACGTATTTGACTGGTTTCTCTTTCATCAGAGAGCTAATCATGCTTAGTGTTGCTTACTTCTCTTTTACATTGGCTGATAAAAGAGCAATTGAAGGAAATGATTTCAACTTTGAGCCAATTAGAGAAGTTGCATTCATTTTCGTAGGTATTTTCGGTACAATGATGCCCGCTTTAGAATTGGTAGCCTCATTTGCAGCATCTCCTGAAGGAGCCGCTCTAATCACGCACAATACACTTTATTGGGGTACAGGTACACTATCAGGTATCTTGGATAACGCACCAACTTATCTGAACTTCTTTACTGCAGCGCTTGCAGCTAAAGGTGGAGATATTGGTAATCTTCAAGATGTAGTTGCCTTTACAGAAGGAGCACAGCAATTCGGAGGAATTGAAGCAATTATTGAGTTGAGAGCAATTTCAGTATCTGCGGTATTCTTCGGAGCTATGACATATATCGGTAATGGACCTAACTTTATGGTGAAATCTATTGCAGAGCAAATTGGTATTGAGATGCCTTCGTTCTTCGGTTATATCGTTAGATATTCGTTGCCAATCTTATTACCAATCTTATTCCTTACATGGCTAGCATTTTTTGCTTTTGTATAA
- a CDS encoding T9SS type A sorting domain-containing protein, which translates to MLKIYSWVFLFFCCCHLSVFAEKSKKTDIEYAEEDCSSRFGSMILPNKVTYTLSTNLISFKVWMESGSAIIEWETKEETNSESFDIQKSLDGEHYESLFKVDASGSSNAIQYYFFQDDFPALGKNFYRLKQTAKDGSCSYSDPITVLNDMREKLTNSLHPAASHIFISKDNRTSLASNYDFMLYDEIGNQLKVGEVSSTPHAWEISVDHLIQGMYFLKISNDNGIQYEKIIVH; encoded by the coding sequence ATGCTGAAAATTTACTCTTGGGTATTTTTATTTTTTTGTTGCTGCCATTTATCTGTCTTTGCTGAAAAAAGTAAGAAGACAGATATAGAATACGCTGAAGAAGACTGTTCTTCACGTTTTGGTTCTATGATTTTACCGAATAAAGTGACCTACACTTTATCGACGAATCTGATTTCTTTTAAAGTCTGGATGGAAAGCGGTTCTGCTATCATCGAATGGGAAACAAAGGAAGAAACTAATAGTGAATCATTCGATATTCAGAAGTCGTTGGACGGAGAACACTATGAATCCTTATTCAAAGTGGATGCATCAGGAAGCTCGAATGCCATTCAATATTATTTTTTCCAAGATGATTTTCCTGCTCTAGGAAAGAACTTCTACAGATTAAAGCAAACCGCAAAAGATGGCTCTTGCTCATACTCAGATCCTATTACTGTTTTGAATGATATGAGAGAGAAGTTAACGAATAGTTTGCATCCTGCTGCTAGCCATATCTTCATTTCAAAAGATAATCGGACATCTTTAGCCAGCAATTATGATTTTATGCTTTATGATGAGATAGGTAATCAACTGAAAGTAGGAGAGGTGTCAAGTACTCCTCATGCTTGGGAAATTTCTGTAGATCATCTGATACAAGGTATGTATTTCCTCAAAATATCGAATGATAACGGAATACAGTATGAGAAAATCATTGTACACTAA